From the Lathyrus oleraceus cultivar Zhongwan6 chromosome 4, CAAS_Psat_ZW6_1.0, whole genome shotgun sequence genome, one window contains:
- the LOC127074388 gene encoding uncharacterized protein LOC127074388, translated as MATNVVQEKHNQSQEEDETLSLSDLPLSLNNPCKEQHSEINETTQEEFNFRSWVGLFSTEPKMCVADEVFFQGQILPSSRLSFSTEAGLSSNDHGKQFKSKQESLSFNNGCFNEFRSNSSTSQNSTTSSSTSSTTTTTTPIVSITKTKVRNQFHTHPSPKPQLKSSCPRKSIAQSRKSSLWEIFRLGVVPTPEIGLEDLKVRSSNHRNCVSRNSSSSSNSNSTKNGQMSKKKNDHEGKSNHVLKHLVGKRGGLLSGCDCSFETVVINGSGVKSDYKTESTKKHAVKEKVMEWKKQKQRQKQGKKVMSRRRTFEWLKELHANHLDEEALLSNSS; from the coding sequence ATGGCAACAAATGTTGTCCAAGAAAAACATAACCAATCACAAGAGGAAGATGAAACATTGTCTCTTTCTGATCTTCCACTATCTCTAAACAACCCATGTAAAGAACAACACTCCGAAATCAATGAAACAACACAAGAAGAATTCAATTTCCGTTCATGGGTTGGTCTCTTTTCAACCGAACCAAAAATGTGTGTAGCAGATGAAGTTTTCTTCCAAGGACAAATCCTCCCATCGTCACGTCTCTCGTTCAGCACAGAAGCTGGCTTATCATCCAATGACCACGGTAAGCAGTTCAAATCAAAGCAAGAATCTTTGAGCTTTAACAACGGTTGTTTCAATGAGTTTCGTAGCAATAGTAGTACAAGTCAAAACTCAACCACATCAAGTAGCactagttcaacaacaacaacgacaactCCAATAGTATCAATTACAAAAACCAAAGTTAGAAACCAGTTTCACACACATCCAAGTCCAAAGCCACAGTTAAAATCATCATGTCCACGAAAGTCAATAGCTCAAAGTAGAAAGTCATCACTTTGGGAAATTTTCCGTTTAGGTGTGGTCCCTACACCAGAAATAGGACTGGAAGACCTAAAGGTTCGTAGCAGTAATCATAGAAACTGTGTAAGTCGCAACAGTAGTAGTAGTAGCAACAGCAATAGTACTAAAAATGGCCAAATGAGTAAGAAGAAGAACGATCATGAAGGAAAGAGCAATCATGTTTTGAAACACTTAGTTGGTAAACGAGGTGGTTTGTTGAGTGGTTGTGATTGTTCTTTTGAAACGGTGGTGATCAATGGTAGTGGTGTTAAAAGTGATTACAAGACAGAAAGTACTAAGAAGCACGCGGTTAAAGAAAAAGTGATGGAGTGGAAGAAACAAAAGCAAAGGCAAAAGCAAGGTAAAAAGGTTATGTCACGTCGTAGAACCTTTGAGTGGCTTAAAGAATTGCATGCAAATCATCTTGATGAAGAGGCTTTATTGTCAAACTCGTCATGA